The genomic segment GGGCGCGACTGGCGCCCCCGCGCTACATGATCTTCTTCCCCGCCGCGATCATGGCCACCGACTTGGCCGCACGCCGCTCTCGCGTCTCCGCCTGCTTCGCCCCCTGGATGAAATCCACGTAGGCCTTGCGGTGCGACCATGCGAGTGCGGCGAAGTTCTCCCGCGCGCGGACATTCCTGGCCAGCGCGCGCTTCAGGACGGCCGGCACCGCCACCTTGCGCGGCGCCGTGTCCGGGGCCATGGCCACCGCCACTGACTCGCCCGGCTTCGCCCCGGCTCCCGCCTGCAGCGCCTTGTTCACCATCATGTAGTGGACGCCCTTGCCGTCAGGAAAGACGGAGTTGCGGAAGGCGAAGCCGTTGATGTTCCCGCGCACCGACACCCGCGCCCGGCTGCCCCACACTTTTTCCACGTTGAAAGGGACGCGCAGGGCCGTCCAATGTCCGCCCGGGCCCATCTCCTGCAGCTTGCCCCGGAACTTCTTCTCCATGTCTCCTCCCTGAGACGACAGTCTAGCGCGCGCCCGCCGGTGCCAGCGCCGCGATCTCCTCCATGTGGGCCTCGGCGTGTTCGCAGTGGGCCAGCAGGTAGGAGGCCAGCGTGACCTCGCTCGCCGACTCCTGGAAGACCGCCTTGTTCTCCCAGGCCGCGGCCGGCAACCCGCCCAGCATCGCCGCCGTGCACCGGCGCATCAGCGCGAACAGCTCCAGCGCCGGCTCCAGCGCCTGGGCGGCGTAGTTCAGCTTCTCGCCCCACACGTCGCCGGCATAGCCCGGCAGGAGCGCACCGGGCTGGGCCGCGATCCAGCGCAGCCGCGCCGCCCCCACGATCTCCGCGTCCACGATGTGCAGCGCCGTCTGGTGAGCGCTCCACTTCCCGGCGCCCGGCGCCCGGTCGAGTTCGCCCGCCGGAAGCTCGCGCAAGGCCTCGCGCAGCACTTCGACCCCGGCCGCATAGCGCGCGAGCAGCAGCGGCACGGGGTCGTAGCCCTCCTCCTCGGGCGCTGCCGCCGCCGGGGCCAGGCCCGCCTCCGTCAACCGCGCCACCACCGCGGGCAGCTTCTTCCCCACCAGCTTCTTCCAGCCGTTGGCCAGGATCAGGCTGTCCATCATGCCGCCGACGCCGCAGAAGCCGCAGTGCTCCAGCACCAGGCGCGTGCCGTCCGCGACCGGCTCCAGCAGGTAACGCACCGTGGTATCCAGCTTGTCCGCCTTCCAGGTGTAGGCCAGCCGCCGCGGCGGATCCAGCTCGGTCACCTGACAGCGCACGATGCCGTCGAAGCCCGGCACCGGCCGCATGCGGAAG from the Terriglobales bacterium genome contains:
- a CDS encoding YdeI/OmpD-associated family protein, encoding MEKKFRGKLQEMGPGGHWTALRVPFNVEKVWGSRARVSVRGNINGFAFRNSVFPDGKGVHYMMVNKALQAGAGAKPGESVAVAMAPDTAPRKVAVPAVLKRALARNVRARENFAALAWSHRKAYVDFIQGAKQAETRERRAAKSVAMIAAGKKIM
- a CDS encoding SRPBCC domain-containing protein, whose translation is MKRDLRFEATYPHPPERVWRALTDRQALAAWLMENDFEPRLGHQFTFRMRPVPGFDGIVRCQVTELDPPRRLAYTWKADKLDTTVRYLLEPVADGTRLVLEHCGFCGVGGMMDSLILANGWKKLVGKKLPAVVARLTEAGLAPAAAAPEEEGYDPVPLLLARYAAGVEVLREALRELPAGELDRAPGAGKWSAHQTALHIVDAEIVGAARLRWIAAQPGALLPGYAGDVWGEKLNYAAQALEPALELFALMRRCTAAMLGGLPAAAWENKAVFQESASEVTLASYLLAHCEHAEAHMEEIAALAPAGAR